AGAAGCAGAATTTTAAACAACAAAGAATTTGATACAAGAATATCTAAATGTTTAAGAAAAGTTTTGAGTGCTGGTAGTAAAAAACACCTATTCCTTGCATGTTGTGAAAAAAAGTGCTATACTGTTTTCAGTGAATAAAGAAAGTGGGGCGAAGAAGAATCTTCGCCTCTTATATCTGTAAGGAGGTGTAGTCTTATCGCAACGATTGTAGAATTAGTGAGAGAAGTCATTGAGCCTACGATTCAAACTCCCTTTGAATTAGTGGATATTGAATACGGTAAGCTTGGTGGAGATATGGTCTTGAGTATTTTTGTGGATAAGCCAGGAGGAATTAGTCTGAATGATACGGCAGATCTGACAGAAGTTATCAGCCCATTGCTAGACACGATTCAGCCTGATCCATTCCCAGAGCAATACTTTTTGGAAGTGACGAGTCCTGGGCTGGAGAGACCCTTAAAAACCAAGGAACAGATGCTCGGAGCTATTGGAAAGTATATTCATGTTGGTCTGTATCAAGCGATTGATAAGCAAAAAGTTTTTGAAGGAACCTTGCTAGCTTTTGAGGATGACGTCCTTCAGGTAGAGTACATGGATAAAACTCGGAAAAAAGAAGTTGCCATTCCTTATAATCTTGTTTCAAAGGCAAGATTAGCCGTAAAAATTTAAGACAGAAAGGATTGCTTTTGGAGACAAAAGCGAGAAAATTATGAGCAAAGAAATGCTAGATGCTTTTCGCATCTTAGAAGAAGACAAGGGAATCAAAAAAGAAGATAT
The window above is part of the Streptococcus himalayensis genome. Proteins encoded here:
- the rimP gene encoding ribosome maturation factor RimP yields the protein MSVRRCSLIATIVELVREVIEPTIQTPFELVDIEYGKLGGDMVLSIFVDKPGGISLNDTADLTEVISPLLDTIQPDPFPEQYFLEVTSPGLERPLKTKEQMLGAIGKYIHVGLYQAIDKQKVFEGTLLAFEDDVLQVEYMDKTRKKEVAIPYNLVSKARLAVKI